Genomic window (bacterium):
TTTTTTATTGCGTATTGCGTGTCTCTTCCAGCTAACGCAATTGAGTTCTGGCATTCCAACACGACATGGGCAGGGCAAGGGCAATGCTCCGCTGCGTTCTCGTTTGACGCTGGCGAGGAAGATGTGAAGAGCCTTCAGGTCGCAGTGACGGCAGTCGCCAAAGGCGGGAAGAAAGTAGTATCCGGCGTACTGGAAATAAAGGAGTTTGGGCAATCCGACGCAACTCGCTATGCAAACGCATTTCTAGAAGGAGAGGCGCTTTGTGACAGTGGCCTAATCATCGTCGTCAATAAAGCCACTGCTGTTATCGATGGTAAGCGCGTAGATCTCTTAAAAACAAAATCACTTTCAGCTCGAGATTTCAAGCCA
Coding sequences:
- a CDS encoding IrmA family protein, giving the protein MKGSAALLFFIAYCVSLPANAIEFWHSNTTWAGQGQCSAAFSFDAGEEDVKSLQVAVTAVAKGGKKVVSGVLEIKEFGQSDATRYANAFLEGEALCDSGLIIVVNKATAVIDGKRVDLLKTKSLSARDFKPFRISIGK